aagtcctctgctatttttaatatacatgttgccccttggtaatattattaaaaaatacgggattagtttccattgttatgctgatgatactcaactatatatctcaacaagaccagatgaaacttctaaattatctaagctaacagagtgtgttaaaaatgtaaaagattggatgaccaataattttctcctattaaattcagataagacagagatattacttattcgaccaaaaaacagtacacagaatctcttggattacaatttgcaaccagacggatgtactgttacttcctctaaagtcaaaaatctgggtatTATAAcaacttgtcttttgaaaatcatatttccaatgtcacaaaaacaacattcttccatcttaaaaacattgccaagctacgAATCATGTTATctgtttcatgcattcatgacctctagactggactattgtaatggtaTCGTAATGCTTTTgcacatttggctcccaaactctggaatagccttcctgataacgtttgGGGTTCAGACagactctctctgtttaaatctagattaaagacacatctctttagccaagcattcacataatgcatcataTATAATCTTGTGCTGTAGTTGTATCTgctcaaatgcacattattattctatagcttgggttgaacaaatcatttttgcttggatggaacagcagctacgctaattatgtctctatttgtttctctgtttttgcCATGGGATGTAACTAAGAATTACAGAAGCTTcggtctggatccaacccttaaagcaggggtgtcaaactcagttcctggagggccgcagccctgcagagtttagttccaaccctgctcaaacaaacaaaccatgtAGCTTTCAATtgagcctgaaggacttgattagctggattaACAGCCCTGCcttaaatgatctgagatgaacaaaacacctgagaagagatgatgccaaccctcagacagtatataaaattaccaaattttgccataagttaaatatattaagttttaCGTAAgatttgtatcgtaaaaagcgctatacaaataaacttgaattgaattgaatttatatgTAATAAACCCTCAGCTTCACAGTAATGCTGCATCAAAATTAGACACTGCACAATTTACTGAAAACAATTATGAATTTATAGTGATGTGGACAAAATACTTTATCTGTTTAGCATGGAGCCAGTTACTGGTATTGCTTTTCTCTGACATTAGTCCAGTAAAATgtgataaacatttaaaatcatttgcTCTAGACTTATATTTTTGAATAGACCAGCAGGAGTAATACTAATTTTtgttgagtttattttttatatatttgactTACAGAAAAAAATCACTAACTATTCTATTCATTTTGGATTGTAGATTAGTTTCTCATCAGTTAGTAAACTGCTGCAGATATGAAGGTCTTCCACAATAAATTCTTGCAATTTTTCATGAGTTCATGCTGATCTTTCATATGGCTGCAGTAAATACGAATAAGCATGTTTCAAACAGGCAAAGCAGTGTGATGaactcggtaacactttatttcacagTACTGTTCCGCATGTACATATTATGTACTTATAGCATTTACAATAACTGggtaataactaggtactaaccctgaaGGTATCTCTAAACCTAACACTACCCCATTTAGTTACCTTATGCTACCAGTACTTTCTTGGGTAAGTACGCTGTAAGTACACAGACTGTAAAATATAGTGTAACCCACAAACCTACAAGCAAATGAAGTTCATAGATATGTAAagctttaaaaatgcaaatcatCTCATATCTATTATGGAAAGTACCATTTGGAAAGTTGGACAATTGTATATGTGTAATACGTTGCATTTCTGCAACTCTGCACAGAAAATGAGTtctgagtttttgttttgttttgttttgttttggaaagcACATGAGGTTCGTCATGCACTGTGACACACTTTCCAGCTCCGTTTATGAGCAAAACCAAGATGTGTTGTGGTATATGAAGGCTACTGGCTGAAGTCTATTGATTGCATGTGGTAGGTGTGTTGCGAGTGCTTacgtgtgtgtgggtgtgttggtGGTTTAGGTGAAGGGCGTCTTGTCCCTTAACTTTGCCTTAGAGCAAACTAGCATTTTGACTTCAAATATAGCAGTGTTTACTGGCTAGGGCCAAATCAGTTTTGTAGCATGTTCATCCTTGATGCAGAATTAACTGAAATGGTTTCATTTTGTTCAAACTTCATTAAAGTACCAAATACCAGTATCTGCTTAAATTAACCTGAAAAACTAATGCAAAGCAAGGAATTTTGTCAATAAACAAAAGCTTTACACATCTCTAAAAAAGTTACAGTACTCAAAAGCTTAAGGAAATTTAGATCTGTATTTGTCTTCTGGACCGTTGGAAAAGCTTAAGGAAATTTACATCTGTTCTCATTATTTATTGAGGCTGACTTCAAAGATATTATGCATCACAGACATACACAGTTAaataacttttcttttctttattattattattattattattagtagtattttattattttacaaaactgGCCACACAAAGCCTATTCTGTTATTTGTTcgtttaaatattattttctgtatatttcataaaatagtgatatttaccttgatttttttttttttttacactccACATCGGCTCATTTTTCATCCTATCGTATACATGCACTGCACCAGAAAACCTGTTCACGtgcttattaattttatatcagCCTTCGTATTAACTATTTAACTTTAATGTCTTCCATCACATGcgcactcaaaaaaaaaaaaaaaaaaaaagacgaagAAAAAAAAGGCATGTTAAAAACGCTTTCTCTTCATCTTTTTAATTGGGTAATTAAAACAACGTTCGCGTTTACACGATGCTTGATGTTTTCCTCAGAAACCCTGGAATAGAACGTAGAACTTaaataaatctctctctcttgtcttaaattaaaagttttttatgATAGGCAAACTATTACAAAAACGCAGAGGCAAATTACCTGTATGTGGTAggctatttaattatttgtcgGACTGAAACTCTGCCCTCCATTTTGATGGAGGTGTATGAGTAGTGAGACGCCGCCTTTTTGTTGTaggttttcttttctctctctctctctatgtgaAGAGCTCTCTGAATATTATTTTCAGACATGTTGCGTTTTATGCTTCCAGACTGTTTGGGTTATTAACGAATATGCTGGTTTATGCATttctctgtttttgtttatggCTTTTGGGAGGtaagttatatatttttatgacttCAGCTTTTGTAGTGTGTATTTGTTGGACTATTAAAGTATGTCGTAATAGACGCATCGTTACATAGCCTGTTATAATACAAGTGTGAACTACACTTGTTAACTGTTTACTGATTTTTTGCCTATAGGTTTTGAAAACTTCGACACAGAAATgttgaagaaaacaaacaaaaaaacaaaacgtggctttaatgtcataattaaattacttctttaaatttacagattttttttttaaataaaaagagatataaataaataaataaaactttatttatacACGAGTCATCAATGTCAACTTCATTAAACTGTTAAACCTTTTGCAGATGTAGTGCTGACAGAGTCAAATGCTCCCTTCCTGAATCCATTCTTTTTGAAACAGATCTCAAGCCCACCAACAGTAAACAGTAAGTGTGAAGCCTGTGCAGGGAACtcatttctgtcatcatttattcactctcatgtcattcatGTTGTGATGTTCTTCCTCTGCGGAACACAAAAGCAGAAATTATGAAGAACGCTGGAGTCCAAAGAGCACTGCCTTTCACTGTATTGACAAAGTAAACACAAAATAGCTTCTTTTTTGTTCAGtaaaagaaagtcagtcatacaggtttggaatgacatgagggtgagtaaatgatggtgaactatctctttaaatgtTCTTATTTAAGTGTTATGGCGCTCACTGTGTCGACCAGAAATGTTATAATGAAGCTTGTTACTTTTGCTCTCTTTTTCATGATTACAAAACTATAGGTTTAAGAAATTATAATGGAATGTTATTTtctgtgttaaaaaaataactgagACGATGTTGTGCTGATTCTTTTCTTCCAGGTGTGTCTGATACAGATAAAACAGAGATGatatcagtgatggagggaggtTCTGTCACTCTAAACACTGCTGTTACTGAAATACAGACAAATCATCTAATACTGTGGACATTTAGACTCCAAAATTCAGAGACTTCTATCGCTGAAATCTATAAGCATATCATCTCTGTATATGATATTGGTGAgaatgagagattcagagacagactacAGATAGATAATCAGAcgggatctctgaccatcacaaacatcaacAATGTACACTCTGGACTTTATAAACTACTCATCAAGAATGAAAGGGTCAAATACAAGACTTTCAATATTGCTGTCCATGGTAagtaaatgaataatatttttaaattttaaatcaaatcgaAATCGAAGTATTTGGATGTGCTTGCATATCTATGATGATTGAAGATCTTTACATACATAATTATAGTAATTGATTGCtgaaatatgtttttctttcatgtttTTTAGGTATTctgcctgttcctgtcattatcAGAGACTCTTCACAaaattcttcatcatcatcaggTTCATCAGTGTCCAGATGTGTGCtgctgtgttcagtggtgaatgtgagtcatgtgactctctcctggttcaaaggaaacagtttattgtccagcatcagtgtgtctgatctcagcatcagtgtctctcttcctctggaggtggaatatcaggagaaaaacacctacagctgtgtgatcaacaatcccatcagaaACCAGACCAAACATCTGGACAACAGTGAACTTTGTCAGCCAAGTTCAGGTACGTCAGTATACTTGGGACATTCACACTGAGCACATTCACTGTGTCCGAGTTGCTTTCACTTTCACCTGATAATTgcccatgaaaaaaaaaaaaactcccttGGAGTCCATAATTGGACTGTTTGATCCAGTTAATAATGTCATTGTGGTTTATCTCTCAAATGTTCTATTGAAGTAGTTGAACTCGCATTGTCTCACACACATTAAGTATTTTGACTAATCACACCTTTTTAGGTGTGTGCTCTTCCCAGCACATTATATGAAGGTTATATTCAAATGATAGTAATTAAACTCCAGACGGTTGAGTGTGTTTGAGCATAGATATCCCAGCTAACATGGAACATTCCTGCAACTTTCACTAATGTTATATAAAGGTTAagataaaatgttctttaaatcacatttttagaACATTCTTATAACATTAGTACCATTTGATTTGCATTCTTATGATGTTGAACTTGAGAGAAACattcttagaacaatgttcttggaatGTCTTCATGATGTCTTTAATGAAGGTTATGGTTATGGTTGAGTGAACACATTCTAAGAACAACATTTTTGGAACATCCATTTTATTCTTGATGAATGTTACCCTCAATACCCTTCTTGGAATCTTAAAAAAAGTAAGAACAATACATGTAGGGCGAATGCTTTACtgacattttcaaaacacttcaaCATTCTAATTATCACAAGAAACCTGAACATTTGTAAAACATAAATTTCTTAGCTTGGAAATCGCGTTCATTCAATTTAGAGCAGTACACTGAGCAAGATTTGGAATAATATGTTTTTTCAATGcagaaaatagtttttttttaatcttgttCATCTCTGTCACTTACAGTAGTCTAATAACTGTTTGCTTTACCCATTACAGAATCCAACCAAACTTCACTTCTTCTTGTTGTGTTGCTGTTGGTCTTGCTGCTGCTAGTGGTCCCAGCTGTAGCTGTGTTGATCTGTCGCCGCAGAAACTACACACAAGCGAAACAAGAAGGCAAGTATTACATACAACTAAATATATAGAAGTGTCAAACAATCTTGGAAACACCATCTCAGtttcttaaacttttttgtattattttataatttattatcaaaCAGCTCAGAGtaatgaggaggaggaggtttATTATACTGATGCGACATTTATTAAACAGAGAGATCAGGATACGGTAAGATACGTTTGCTATTCTCTACACTAAATCTCTTTGCTTATAGAAAGCTCGCTAAGCCCtcagatatgtttttttttaatttattaatattatttgtcattttcattttctgacTGTGCTTTAAGCATGTGTGATATCATTATTGTGCTCTTATCTCTCTCTTGACTTCCCGATGTGTGTCTCTTACAGGAAACTAATGCACACGATCGGACGGTGTATTCAGAAGTTGTTTTGAGACGATGATCATGTAGACTGTATTATCATACAGCTCGGTTTATTACAGGGCAGAGCATGTTGAGGTGTATGTCAGTGTGTAGTAAAGCTCAAAACCCCAGTTAAACTGCAAATGCACTGGTTGTAGCTCTGTTTGCTACAAATGGCTAAATCTCGGcatttaatttaagtaatttcTAAAAGAATTTGATCTTTATGAAGTAAGACCACATTTCAGGGGTTTTCATATACTcatacacaaatacaaaaaggtCAAATGTGTTCAGTACTGTAGGATGCTTGTATAATCGTTGAGCTAATGGCTCCCTCTGCAGACTCTTTGTGAGACTTACAGGATGGTATAATGGGTTTGGCTCTCTGCTGGTAGATAACCATCTGTGGGAcaaaaagctaaattttcaaaatgaagGAAAATGAATTTTGGTAACTTTCAAAATTTCAAATGACTGCCTTTGACCAAAATGACCATGAACACaggtcatttttaatttattgctgCCTACCAATATTTCTAAATTATCTGTTCAAGATGATAAACCCAGATACTTTTGATTATTTATGTCATTATGATGtatctgtatattttaatttaatgtaatcaGCAAGCAAGAAGTTTCTATGAGCATTCGGTAGGTAGTGAATGCTTCGGTCCAGGTACTTAGCCTACATGTGATACATTTACTCAtatgaagtttttatttttctgaagaaaggtGTAATGTAAAACACAGTAAATAGTGCactatttaactttttttttttttatgcatagttaTCAGTATTATCTATGTCTGTGTAAAGCAGATAATTTATGGACACCAGATGAAGCTCTCGAAGTAATGTCAATACATCTGAATGAATATCTCCTGACAAACCCAGTTCAGGTGATTTAACGTCACTGATGAATTGAGTTTTATCTTTATTCAAAACGTTTGAATGTAAGAATTTTAGTAATGCACTGAAGTCTATATAAATGCTGCCTGTCACCTTTTTTGCTTCACTTAAGTTCTTTAGTACTTGATATTTTTAGGCTGTTGAAGTGATTTGTTTTTTACTGAACAAGCATTATTAAACATTCTCTCTGCActgattatttttttgtctctttatGCCACAGTAATGCAGAGGATTGTCATGTTCAATGAAATTCATATAAACTTATTCAtggaaaaaatgtttaattctattttttatGAATCCCAGGATCAGATGTTGTTTTCGGTCATAAGATTGGATTCTGTTGTTTGTCTGTTACAACACTGATCGTGTGGATGAAGTTATAAGTTGTTTAAATACAGTGTTCAGTTGTATTTAACATCATAACCTTAACAT
The sequence above is a segment of the Onychostoma macrolepis isolate SWU-2019 chromosome 22, ASM1243209v1, whole genome shotgun sequence genome. Coding sequences within it:
- the LOC131530914 gene encoding SLAM family member 5-like isoform X3 codes for the protein MISVMEGGSVTLNTAVTEIQTNHLILWTFRLQNSETSIAEIYKHIISVYDIGENERFRDRLQIDNQTGSLTITNINNVHSGLYKLLIKNERVKYKTFNIAVHGILPVPVIIRDSSQNSSSSSGSSVSRCVLLCSVVNVSHVTLSWFKGNSLLSSISVSDLSISVSLPLEVEYQEKNTYSCVINNPIRNQTKHLDNSELCQPSSESNQTSLLLVVLLLVLLLLVVPAVAVLICRRRNYTQAKQEAQSNEEEEVYYTDATFIKQRDQDTETNAHDRTVYSEVVLRR
- the LOC131530914 gene encoding SLAM family member 5-like isoform X2, which translates into the protein MLVYAFLCFCLWLLGDVVLTESNAPFLNPFFLKQISSPPTVNSVSDTDKTEMISVMEGGSVTLNTAVTEIQTNHLILWTFRLQNSETSIAEIYKHIISVYDIGENERFRDRLQIDNQTGSLTITNINNVHSGLYKLLIKNERVKYKTFNIAVHGILPVPVIIRDSSQNSSSSSGSSVSRCVLLCSVVNVEYQEKNTYSCVINNPIRNQTKHLDNSELCQPSSESNQTSLLLVVLLLVLLLLVVPAVAVLICRRRNYTQAKQEAQSNEEEEVYYTDATFIKQRDQDTETNAHDRTVYSEVVLRR
- the LOC131530914 gene encoding SLAM family member 5-like isoform X1, with the protein product MLVYAFLCFCLWLLGDVVLTESNAPFLNPFFLKQISSPPTVNSVSDTDKTEMISVMEGGSVTLNTAVTEIQTNHLILWTFRLQNSETSIAEIYKHIISVYDIGENERFRDRLQIDNQTGSLTITNINNVHSGLYKLLIKNERVKYKTFNIAVHGILPVPVIIRDSSQNSSSSSGSSVSRCVLLCSVVNVSHVTLSWFKGNSLLSSISVSDLSISVSLPLEVEYQEKNTYSCVINNPIRNQTKHLDNSELCQPSSESNQTSLLLVVLLLVLLLLVVPAVAVLICRRRNYTQAKQEAQSNEEEEVYYTDATFIKQRDQDTETNAHDRTVYSEVVLRR